The Methyloferula stellata AR4 genome includes a window with the following:
- a CDS encoding trypsin-like peptidase domain-containing protein, giving the protein MQELPAASPPQNVFPVLVFGKNSRKTVDDFAVENKLDPKALRRTYAASGLIECGNLHGAGQLTLTDQVVTTAAHVFFDEKGAPTAKSCIFVLETDGKQIGVPIDLSSVIAGSTNPYAVAEVHDWAVARLAKPVEGVQPYGIAEASAVNAPVEFVARGHVDWGEGRRLSMEKCHLHDQLASGKEGTREFSFDCETGDGASGGAVLAQTDKPEISAILVGWTSNKPFHAAPFSPTHYNFVVTMEGAFRQAVQTMANKVYVAK; this is encoded by the coding sequence ATGCAGGAACTGCCCGCCGCTTCACCGCCTCAAAACGTCTTTCCGGTTCTCGTCTTCGGCAAGAACAGCCGCAAAACCGTCGACGATTTCGCCGTCGAGAATAAGCTCGACCCCAAAGCGTTGCGCCGAACCTATGCCGCCTCGGGCCTCATCGAATGTGGGAATCTGCACGGCGCCGGGCAATTGACCCTGACCGATCAGGTCGTGACGACGGCCGCGCATGTATTTTTCGACGAGAAGGGCGCGCCGACTGCCAAATCCTGCATCTTCGTGCTGGAGACGGACGGCAAGCAGATCGGCGTCCCGATCGATCTCAGCTCGGTCATTGCCGGCAGCACCAATCCCTATGCCGTCGCAGAGGTTCATGACTGGGCCGTCGCGCGCCTCGCGAAGCCCGTCGAAGGCGTGCAGCCCTATGGAATAGCCGAAGCCTCGGCCGTCAATGCGCCGGTCGAATTCGTGGCAAGAGGCCATGTCGATTGGGGTGAAGGCCGCCGCCTGTCGATGGAAAAATGCCATCTCCACGATCAACTCGCGTCCGGCAAGGAAGGCACGCGCGAATTTTCCTTCGATTGCGAGACGGGAGACGGCGCCTCTGGCGGCGCCGTTCTGGCGCAAACCGACAAGCCCGAGATCAGCGCCATCCTCGTTGGCTGGACGAGCAATAAGCCGTTTCATGCCGCGCCTTTTTCGCCGACCCATTATAATTTCGTCGTCACCATGGAAGGCGCGTTCCGGCAGGCCGTGCAGACGATGGCCAATAAGGTCTACGTGGCCAAATAA